The Oncorhynchus kisutch isolate 150728-3 linkage group LG10, Okis_V2, whole genome shotgun sequence region AAAAAAGTCCCAGACTTTTTCTGCTCTCTTATCAGGTGTGTTTTCATCTTCAGGCAGGTCCTTTTGGTCTTCCTCAGGGATCATGTTAAATATTGACTGTAAAGCAATATAACAATAAAACATAAACACTTTCAAATGTAGATTAAATACTGAATTCAGCACATGTACTATAATAGCACAGTTCTTGAAATGCAGACTACATAAAGATTGTTCTCCCATCATATTTTTACGGGACGACTGAATACGTAGAATATTAAACAATTCACCTTATCATTTCACAAATGTATGAAATAATATATGTTCTGCTTTTAATTTGATTCATCTTGTTGCACTTTTTGGTTGTAACTAAGATCTTTGTTTATGTCCATTTTGTATACTGAGTGGTTCAGTAACTACCACCACACTAGAGGCAGAGAAATGGTTTGTTTTTGTACCTTAACAATCTCTTGGATCTCATTTTTGCTGATGGTTCCGTTTCCATCCACGTCGTAGAGGGCGAAGGCCCACTCTAGCTTCTGCAGGGTCTTACCTCCGGAGGTAAGGTGCAGGGCCACAATGTACTCCTTAAAGTCCAGTTGACCATCTGCGTTGGTGTCAAAGCTCCTAAAGACATGCCTTGCGTACTCAGTAGGGTCTGCATTAGGGAAGAAGCTGGCATAGATGCCCTCAAATTGCTCCTTGGTGATCCTGCCCGTGGGGCATTCCTTGAGGAAGGACTGGTACCAGACACACAGCTCGGCCTCGTTGTACTTAGTATTGGACTTCAGGTCCTCCAGAAGTTCCTTAGACAGTGCCCCACTCTTAGAATTCCCCATGCTGCAAAGAAACACTATGGCGAAGTGATAATATTGTTATTGTTCTTGTTTTGTGTGTACTACCTCTCTCATCTGACTTGGAGGAAACCACCTGTTGGCTTCTTCCTGActtggtctgactctccttctCACCCTGACCACTTCACAATGTGCTGAACAGGATTATGGTCATCGCTACTTAAATACCAGACAGGCTGTCTTGAAGATAAAGAGGATAACTACGTCATACGAGGTTGACATATTTTCTAGGGTCCaatgaggtagtagtgtgtgcaTCATACAGGCACAATGACATCAAGCTTTACATAATACAGGTTGATACAGTTTAAGATTAGCCAAGGATTAGATTGAGCTTTCTGGATGTAATATGTCCATTGTTGCCAAAATAACATTGTTACAtgatttccattaaaaaaatactGATACTACCGTCCTATTTCACCTGTTGTAGTTGACACTACAGTGATGTTCACTGacttaatttttattttaccttaatttaactaatttaactattttaactattttcaatgatagcctaggatcagtgggttaactgccttgttcaggggcagaacgacagatttgtatcttgtcagctcggggagtcaatcttgcaaccttttggttactagtccaacgctctaaccactaggctacctgccggctaCCTGGTTTGTGGTAAACAAGATATGTGAATGAGCAGGGTGAAAGGTGTGCAAGTTTAAGCCCACCTGTAGAGCAGGGTATTCGTGTCTGTGAAGCAGCTCAGGGCTGTCCCTGTAGCTAGCATAGGGAGATGAGATGAATTGTCTCTCCATTGTAACAGTCTCATGGCAGATTACTGGGCCATCTGCTGTTTTAGTAATTGGACCTCGATGAATTCAGGAATTGAGCTGAGTAAGTGCTGTGCTGTGAGAGTGATGGCTTTACTCTGACAGCTCTGTCACAGCATCATACACTCCTCTACTAGAGCTGGCTAATGCTCAGCGTAATTAGAAAAGTTGGCTAATTTAGAttaaattcctgaaaatgattcATGTTTCCACAGAGTCTTTGCCAATATTGAATCCCATATAAGATGACCCTGCTCAGACCATGTCAACATTGCCATGTCATTGACAGATGCCAAGTTTTTTACGTAGTGATGTATAACAAGTCTTAATTTTTATTTCAGTATTGGTTACAGAATGTAGTGATTTAAACAAGGAAACTTTGTTATACACTACATcctcaaaagtatgtggacaccctttcaaatttgTTGATTGGGCTATTTCATCCAcatccattgctgacaggtgtataaaatcgagcacagagccatgcaatctccatagacaaacattggtagtagaatggccttactgaatgtggcaccgtcataggatgccacctttccaacaagtcagtttgtcaaatgtctgccctgctagagctgccccggtcaactgtaagtgctgttattgtgaagtggaaacgtctaggagcaacaacggctcacagaatgggaccgtcgAGTGCTGGAGCGTGTAgaacgtaaaaatcgtctgtcctcagttgcaacactcactaccgagttccaaactgcctgtggaagcaacatcaacacaagaactgttcttcgggaccatgaaatgggtttccatggccgagcagctgcacacaagcctaagatcaccatgcgcagtgCCAAGcgtccattggactctggagcagtggaagcgcGTTCTCTGGAATAATTGATTTGAAATTCAGAATTATTATTTGAATGATCAATAATATGGATGCCTACAATACCATCTTCAAGTCAATCGTTATGACTGGCAATGGTATTAACAGCATAAAAACTGTAAATGATAGTGATACAATTAGCATTATGTGTGTTATGGTGTTAGTGGTATGTTGTGTAGAAACCA contains the following coding sequences:
- the LOC116375914 gene encoding recoverin, producing the protein MGNSKSGALSKELLEDLKSNTKYNEAELCVWYQSFLKECPTGRITKEQFEGIYASFFPNADPTEYARHVFRSFDTNADGQLDFKEYIVALHLTSGGKTLQKLEWAFALYDVDGNGTISKNEIQEIVKSIFNMIPEEDQKDLPEDENTPDKRAEKVWDFFGKKEDDKIAEREFIQGVMDNKDILRLIQYDEPQKIKDKLKEKKQ